A section of the Lepus europaeus isolate LE1 chromosome 10, mLepTim1.pri, whole genome shotgun sequence genome encodes:
- the LOC133767585 gene encoding non-histone chromosomal protein HMG-14-like — MPKRKISSAEGVVEEDPRGDWQGCWLSLLLQKVEMKPSKAAGKDKLWDRRVQAKGKRGVTVKQAKMAHQETEDVPAENGDAENEESPAFGEAEEKEAKSD; from the coding sequence ATGCCCAAGAGGAAGATCAGTTCCGCTGAAGGGGTGGTGGAGGAAGACCCCAGGGGCGACTGGCAAGGTTGTTGGCTAAGTTTGCTCCTGCAAAAAGTGGAAATGAAGCCCTCGAAGGCAGCTGGGAAAGATAAGCTGTGGGACAGAAGAGTGCAAGCAAAGGGGAAGAGAGGAGTAACGGTTAAACAGGCCAAGATGGCTCACCAAGAAACTGAAGATGTGCCTGCAGAAAATGGAGACGCTGAAAATGAGGAGAGCCCAGCctttggtgaagcagaagagaaagaagccaaGT